A stretch of Candidatus Baltobacteraceae bacterium DNA encodes these proteins:
- the rpsT gene encoding 30S ribosomal protein S20 has translation MPNRRSEESLLPNIKAAEKWGRQTAKRTVQNKDRNSRLKTLFKKAVSQGDGQFAQSVESAFDKAAKTGVIHKNKAARKKSRLAKAMAKVATSAPAKAKSTRSTAKSAAAKTTRKTSAKK, from the coding sequence TTGCCCAATCGACGCAGCGAGGAGTCTCTTTTGCCGAATATCAAGGCCGCCGAGAAATGGGGCCGTCAGACTGCAAAGCGCACGGTTCAAAACAAGGACCGCAACTCGCGCTTGAAGACGCTTTTCAAGAAGGCCGTTTCGCAGGGCGACGGGCAGTTCGCGCAGTCGGTCGAGAGCGCGTTCGACAAGGCCGCCAAAACCGGCGTGATCCACAAGAATAAAGCCGCGCGCAAGAAGTCGCGATTGGCCAAGGCGATGGCAAAAGTCGCCACCAGCGCGCCGGCCAAAGCGAAGAGCACGCGGTCGACCGCGAAATCCGCCGCCGCGAAAACGACGCGGAAGACCTCCGCCAAGAAGTAA